A single region of the Geobacillus subterraneus genome encodes:
- a CDS encoding DUF302 domain-containing protein translates to MPKIGHLCFPIAFFGHFQYTLTDQERIPHSPSGGDFHGKGFDFPIPFVILEVCNPQEAARVLSENLLAGYFLPCKIVVYKENETTKIGMPKPTMLISMMNHEELKKLAEDIEKRLISCIDECR, encoded by the coding sequence ATGCCTAAAATCGGGCACCTCTGCTTTCCTATTGCCTTTTTTGGCCATTTTCAGTATACCCTCACGGATCAGGAGCGTATACCGCACTCACCAAGTGGTGGGGATTTTCACGGAAAAGGATTCGATTTTCCAATACCATTTGTGATTTTGGAAGTATGTAATCCGCAAGAAGCAGCGCGTGTGCTTTCTGAAAACTTATTAGCAGGTTATTTTCTTCCGTGCAAAATCGTGGTGTATAAAGAAAATGAAACAACAAAAATTGGTATGCCAAAACCAACCATGTTAATCAGCATGATGAATCATGAAGAACTGAAAAAACTAGCGGAAGACATTGAAAAGAGATTAATATCCTGTATTGATGAATGCAGATAA
- a CDS encoding YncE family protein, whose translation MRKTIIALLTLLTMFMFVLGGCGANSQKNNTTLGENKQAAATKKEQRKETKKYYFIANEGGSISKIDVETNQVVATIKVDGAIHNVQVSPDGKILGATLVPEMQHGNDQSMDMKGMALFYNTETDELIKKVEVGNHPAHIVFTENGKYALVTNNEDNNVSVIDMASYSVIQTIPTGKGPHGFRISKDSRYAYIANMGEDSVSILNLETMKEEKKIKVGSTPVTTGITSDGKTLAVTLNAENALAIVDLASGKVEKVPVGRGPAQVYMDPDDTFAYVANQGTKDAPSHSVSKINIKTKQVVATIETGKGAHGVVTNQKYVFVTNMFDNTVSVIDKEQSKVIKTIQVGEIPNGISVMP comes from the coding sequence ATGCGTAAAACGATCATTGCGTTGTTAACCTTATTGACGATGTTTATGTTTGTTTTAGGAGGTTGCGGAGCGAATTCTCAAAAAAACAACACTACTTTAGGTGAAAACAAACAGGCCGCAGCCACCAAAAAAGAGCAAAGAAAAGAAACGAAAAAATATTACTTCATTGCTAATGAAGGCGGAAGTATTTCAAAAATTGATGTAGAAACGAATCAAGTGGTCGCAACAATCAAAGTAGACGGTGCGATTCATAACGTCCAAGTTTCTCCTGACGGGAAAATTCTCGGCGCTACTTTAGTTCCGGAAATGCAACATGGAAATGATCAATCAATGGATATGAAAGGAATGGCGTTGTTTTATAATACAGAAACAGACGAATTAATAAAGAAAGTGGAAGTGGGGAATCACCCTGCTCATATCGTTTTCACCGAAAATGGAAAGTACGCTCTCGTTACCAATAATGAAGACAATAACGTTTCAGTCATTGATATGGCGAGCTACTCAGTCATCCAAACAATTCCAACTGGAAAAGGTCCGCATGGTTTCCGGATCTCTAAAGATAGCCGTTATGCGTATATTGCCAACATGGGAGAAGATAGCGTCAGTATCCTCAATTTAGAAACGATGAAAGAAGAAAAGAAAATAAAAGTAGGATCTACTCCTGTAACAACCGGTATTACTTCGGACGGTAAAACATTAGCCGTAACGTTAAATGCAGAGAATGCCCTCGCCATTGTTGACTTAGCAAGCGGTAAAGTAGAAAAAGTTCCGGTCGGTCGGGGACCAGCCCAAGTGTACATGGATCCTGACGATACATTTGCTTATGTAGCCAATCAAGGGACGAAAGATGCACCGTCTCATTCCGTAAGCAAAATAAACATAAAAACGAAACAAGTAGTTGCCACAATTGAAACAGGCAAAGGAGCGCACGGAGTTGTCACGAATCAAAAATATGTTTTCGTCACCAATATGTTTGACAACACGGTGAGTGTCATTGATAAAGAGCAAAGCAAAGTAATCAAAACGATTCAAGTAGGTGAAATTCCGAACGGGATCAGCGTCATGCCGTAA
- a CDS encoding sensor histidine kinase, which yields MRKISFKLGLLFFVFVLGIETVLFVSLYVTLVHSRINEEFEQLLARGNNHRDVLEKNYDPSTLEHVTMMESEAETDVVITNENGKILYFSDHILPFAKRIIKKANKNIPYGGMIVQKNWQKESHISTVSPIRIDGKIKGYVYMFQNTDSIQNMIYKLKHHFLMVGILSVFLTIITIAFLSRIITIPLIRMKQATEKLSKGDFSVRLQVKGGDELTELGKAIQTLARDLEYLKKERNEFLASISHELRTPLTYVKGYADIARRPNMEEEERNRYLSIIYEEAEHMQKLVKDLFELAKMEQHSFQIHKEPTNLCSFLKKLHDKMHPAFQAKKMSLVYYCDGNITVHIDQKRFEQVMINLLDNALKYSDQGSTVSIDARAEKNNIVIIVSDEGRGIPEEDLPHIFERFYRVDKSRSRNSGGTGLGLAIVKEIVEAHGGSIYAASEYGKGTNMIITLPEG from the coding sequence GTGCGAAAAATTTCATTTAAATTAGGACTATTATTTTTTGTATTCGTATTAGGAATAGAGACGGTTTTATTTGTGTCACTATATGTTACTTTGGTTCATTCTCGAATTAATGAGGAATTTGAGCAGCTGTTGGCAAGAGGGAACAACCACCGCGATGTGTTAGAAAAAAATTATGATCCTTCTACGTTAGAACATGTCACCATGATGGAGTCTGAAGCGGAAACGGATGTCGTTATTACAAATGAAAATGGGAAGATATTGTATTTTTCAGATCATATTTTGCCATTTGCAAAAAGAATCATAAAAAAAGCAAATAAAAACATTCCCTATGGCGGGATGATTGTGCAAAAAAATTGGCAGAAAGAGTCGCACATTTCAACAGTAAGCCCGATTCGGATTGACGGCAAGATCAAAGGGTATGTCTATATGTTTCAAAATACGGATTCTATTCAAAACATGATTTATAAGTTAAAGCATCATTTCCTTATGGTTGGAATTCTTTCCGTATTTTTAACGATTATTACGATTGCTTTCTTGTCAAGAATCATTACCATTCCTCTCATTCGCATGAAACAAGCGACCGAAAAATTGAGCAAAGGTGATTTTTCTGTTCGTTTGCAAGTAAAAGGGGGGGACGAATTGACGGAATTAGGGAAAGCCATTCAAACATTGGCGAGGGATTTAGAATACTTAAAAAAAGAAAGAAATGAATTTCTCGCCAGTATTTCTCATGAACTTCGCACCCCACTCACTTATGTAAAAGGGTATGCGGATATAGCTAGGAGACCAAACATGGAGGAAGAAGAGAGAAATCGATATTTGTCCATTATCTACGAAGAAGCAGAACATATGCAAAAATTGGTGAAGGATCTTTTTGAATTAGCGAAGATGGAACAACATTCCTTTCAAATCCATAAGGAACCTACAAACTTATGTTCTTTCTTAAAAAAATTGCATGACAAAATGCATCCTGCGTTTCAAGCTAAAAAAATGTCTCTTGTATATTACTGCGATGGAAACATTACCGTCCATATAGACCAAAAACGTTTTGAGCAAGTGATGATAAATCTGTTAGACAATGCTTTAAAATATTCAGATCAAGGCTCTACCGTCTCTATTGATGCAAGAGCGGAGAAAAACAACATTGTGATTATCGTTTCAGACGAAGGCAGAGGGATCCCTGAAGAGGATTTGCCGCATATTTTTGAGCGGTTTTACCGAGTGGATAAATCAAGATCAAGAAACAGCGGCGGAACAGGATTAGGACTAGCCATCGTCAAGGAAATTGTGGAAGCGCACGGAGGATCGATTTACGCCGCAAGTGAATATGGAAAAGGAACAAACATGATCATTACCTTGCCGGAGGGATGA
- a CDS encoding response regulator transcription factor, giving the protein MYTILLVDDEKRMLDLLDLYLSPKGYHCVKCESGLAAIQYLENNKVDLVLLDIMMPEMDGWETCKRIREFSNVPIIMVTARDQTTDIVQGLKIGADDYITKPFDESELLARIEAVLRRSVGKHSKMEFQGLVWDEDEHKVHYQNKPIFLTPKEFAILGLFLKHPNRVFSREQIIVSLWGYNANTEERTIDSHVKNIREKLRQVGFPIDQFLQTVWGVGYKWEA; this is encoded by the coding sequence ATGTACACGATTTTACTGGTTGACGATGAAAAACGAATGTTAGATTTACTTGATCTTTATCTTTCGCCTAAAGGATATCATTGCGTAAAGTGTGAGTCCGGTTTAGCTGCGATACAGTACTTAGAAAATAACAAAGTGGATTTAGTTTTGCTGGATATTATGATGCCAGAGATGGATGGTTGGGAAACGTGCAAGCGAATTCGGGAATTTTCTAACGTCCCGATCATCATGGTAACGGCCCGAGATCAAACAACGGATATCGTCCAAGGACTGAAAATCGGAGCGGATGACTATATTACGAAGCCGTTTGACGAATCCGAACTGCTGGCGCGCATCGAGGCTGTACTACGCCGTTCAGTAGGAAAACATTCGAAAATGGAGTTTCAAGGTTTAGTGTGGGATGAAGACGAACATAAAGTCCACTATCAAAACAAACCGATTTTTCTAACGCCGAAAGAGTTTGCCATATTGGGTCTGTTTTTGAAGCACCCAAACAGAGTGTTTAGTAGAGAACAAATCATCGTGTCCTTATGGGGCTATAACGCAAATACAGAAGAGCGTACCATCGACTCTCATGTCAAAAATATTAGAGAAAAGCTTAGACAAGTTGGTTTTCCGATCGATCAATTTCTGCAAACTGTTTGGGGGGTAGGATATAAATGGGAGGCATAA
- a CDS encoding NlpC/P60 family protein gives MKRLVASFAMAGVLLSSPIVSSAALGDQTLKIGMTHQDVKELQQILKNKGYFTYKTTTTYFGPITKSAVIKFQKSKGLTADGIVGPSTFKALGIKNAKTKTTQVEGVSSYNPTRLVQNAKKYLNVPYVWGGSTPKGFDCSGFLNYVFKESVGISLPRTVAGIYAKGVKVSSPQVGDLVFFETYKPGASHAGIYIGNNEFIHSSSSKGVSISSMKNTYWSKRYLGAKRIIVN, from the coding sequence TTGAAAAGGTTAGTAGCATCTTTTGCAATGGCAGGTGTTTTATTGAGTAGTCCAATCGTAAGTAGTGCGGCTCTTGGGGATCAAACATTAAAAATTGGAATGACACACCAAGATGTTAAAGAATTACAACAAATATTAAAAAATAAAGGTTACTTTACATATAAAACAACTACTACATATTTTGGTCCTATTACCAAAAGTGCTGTTATAAAGTTTCAGAAATCAAAGGGCTTAACTGCTGATGGAATTGTAGGTCCTAGTACATTCAAAGCATTAGGCATAAAAAACGCTAAGACTAAAACTACGCAAGTGGAAGGAGTTTCATCTTATAACCCAACAAGGCTGGTTCAAAATGCTAAAAAATATTTGAATGTCCCGTATGTATGGGGAGGAAGTACACCTAAAGGATTCGATTGTAGTGGCTTTTTGAATTATGTATTCAAGGAGAGTGTTGGAATTAGCTTACCAAGAACGGTTGCTGGCATCTATGCTAAAGGTGTGAAAGTTTCTTCTCCTCAAGTAGGAGATTTAGTGTTTTTTGAAACTTATAAGCCTGGAGCTTCTCATGCAGGAATTTATATTGGAAATAATGAGTTTATCCATAGTTCTTCTTCTAAAGGAGTTAGCATTAGTTCTATGAAGAATACATATTGGTCTAAGCGCTATCTAGGTGCAAAAAGAATAATTGTGAATTAA
- a CDS encoding ExeA family protein codes for MYKSFYSLSREPFAKETDPSEAYQGASFQEALRALEYVKRTRGIGLLIGEPGAGKTFALRAWKESLSPSLYHVVYFPLSTGGVMDFYRGLALGLGEEPKYRKVDLFRQIQKAIERLYHERRITPVFILDEMHLAKDAFLQDIAILFNFEMDSTNPFVLILAGLPHLQGKLRLNQHHPLDQRIIMRCRMGPLEKEEVAGYIEHRMKQAGAKHPIFTPSALEAIALQSRGWPRVINTLATTCLLYGHQLKKDVIDEDVVRMAAEEMGY; via the coding sequence GTGTATAAATCGTTTTACTCCCTTTCGCGGGAGCCGTTTGCGAAAGAAACAGACCCGTCCGAGGCGTATCAAGGGGCGTCATTTCAGGAAGCGTTGCGGGCGCTGGAGTACGTGAAACGAACCCGGGGGATCGGGCTGTTGATCGGAGAGCCGGGGGCGGGCAAGACGTTCGCCCTTCGGGCGTGGAAGGAATCGTTGTCCCCTTCGTTGTATCATGTGGTCTACTTCCCGTTATCGACCGGAGGCGTGATGGATTTTTACCGTGGACTGGCCTTGGGATTAGGAGAGGAACCGAAGTACCGCAAGGTAGATCTCTTCCGCCAAATCCAGAAGGCGATCGAGCGATTGTATCATGAACGACGGATCACGCCGGTGTTCATTTTGGACGAGATGCATTTAGCAAAGGATGCATTTTTACAGGACATCGCCATCTTGTTCAACTTTGAGATGGATTCGACCAACCCATTTGTCTTGATTTTGGCCGGGCTGCCCCATTTACAGGGGAAGCTGCGGCTCAATCAGCACCACCCTCTCGACCAACGGATCATCATGCGATGCCGGATGGGGCCGCTCGAGAAGGAAGAGGTGGCGGGCTACATCGAGCATCGGATGAAACAGGCCGGGGCGAAGCACCCGATCTTCACCCCATCGGCATTAGAGGCGATTGCCCTGCAGTCGCGGGGATGGCCTCGGGTGATCAACACGTTGGCCACGACATGCTTGCTGTACGGGCATCAGCTGAAAAAGGACGTCATTGACGAGGATGTGGTGCGCATGGCCGCAGAGGAAATGGGGTATTAG
- a CDS encoding IS481 family transposase, producing the protein MDESMRHDIALFRYGLIAPLVNGQVEPKAYLNEVGGRVHSIPHQGDKPIAAKTILDWCARYKKGGFDALKPKRRSDRGRSRRLSPDDEDHILALRKEHPTMPVTLFYEQLTKQGDIPTTLSYFTIYRLLKKHNLVGKEILPMPERKRFAYDQINELWQGDLSHGPTIRVHGKAQKTFLIAYIDDCSRLVPYAQFFPSEKFDGLRIVTKEAVLRCGKPKRIYSDNGNIDRSEVLQYACAEMGITLIHTQPYDPQSKGKIERFFRTVQTRFYPLLELNPPKSLDELNERFWKWLEEEYHRKPHASLDGKTPHEVFQSQVEQVMWIEDIDWLDAIFLKREHRKVKTDGTITLNKQLYEVPPRFIGQSIELRYDERGVYVYEEGKRVAEAIRVRMEDNAYVKRHRSPFAAIPAKEGEHGV; encoded by the coding sequence ATGGATGAATCGATGAGACACGACATCGCGCTGTTTCGGTACGGGCTGATCGCTCCGTTGGTGAATGGCCAGGTGGAGCCCAAGGCGTATTTGAATGAGGTGGGCGGGCGAGTGCATTCGATTCCTCATCAAGGGGACAAACCCATTGCGGCGAAGACGATTCTGGATTGGTGCGCCCGATACAAAAAAGGGGGCTTCGACGCCTTGAAGCCGAAGCGCCGTTCGGACCGCGGCCGCTCCAGACGTCTGTCCCCCGATGATGAGGATCATATTCTAGCATTGAGGAAGGAACATCCCACCATGCCCGTGACCCTATTCTACGAACAACTCACCAAGCAGGGGGACATTCCCACCACCCTCTCATACTTTACTATATACCGACTGTTGAAAAAACACAACCTGGTGGGGAAAGAAATCTTGCCGATGCCAGAGCGAAAACGCTTTGCGTATGACCAGATCAATGAGTTATGGCAAGGGGACTTATCCCATGGACCCACGATTCGCGTCCATGGGAAAGCCCAGAAAACGTTTTTGATCGCGTATATCGATGACTGCTCGCGGTTGGTGCCGTACGCCCAATTTTTCCCTTCGGAGAAATTTGACGGGCTGCGGATCGTCACAAAGGAAGCGGTGCTTCGTTGCGGGAAGCCGAAACGCATTTACTCGGACAACGGGAACATTGATCGGTCCGAGGTGCTGCAGTATGCGTGCGCCGAGATGGGGATTACGCTCATCCACACTCAGCCGTATGACCCGCAAAGCAAAGGGAAAATCGAACGGTTCTTCCGCACCGTACAGACACGGTTTTATCCGCTGTTGGAGCTGAATCCGCCGAAGTCGCTTGATGAGTTGAACGAGCGTTTTTGGAAGTGGCTTGAAGAAGAGTATCATCGAAAACCTCACGCCTCGCTTGATGGGAAAACGCCGCATGAGGTGTTTCAGTCTCAGGTGGAACAGGTGATGTGGATCGAAGACATCGATTGGCTGGACGCGATTTTTCTGAAACGGGAACACCGCAAGGTGAAAACCGATGGCACGATCACCCTGAATAAGCAGCTATACGAAGTGCCGCCTCGGTTCATTGGGCAATCGATTGAGCTCCGCTATGACGAACGAGGCGTCTATGTGTACGAAGAGGGCAAACGGGTGGCGGAAGCCATTCGGGTGCGTATGGAGGACAACGCCTATGTAAAGCGCCATCGGTCCCCGTTTGCGGCGATTCCGGCGAAGGAGGGAGAACACGGTGTATAA
- the lgt gene encoding prolipoprotein diacylglyceryl transferase has product METIKPLNPIALELGPLSIHWYGIIIGTGLLLGLYIATNEAVKRGLQKEVFTDLVLWAVPIALICARIYYVIFNWSYYSQHPNEIIAIWKGGIAIHGALIGAIVTTVVFAKKKNLSFWKLADIAAPSIILGQAIGRWGNFMNQEAHGGPVSREFLESLHLPDFIINQMYIEGSYYHPTFLYESLWDLIGFLILLILQRLNLKRGEVFLTYVIWYSIGRFFIEGMRTDSLMLTDNLKMAQVLSVVLVITSTVLILYRRTRKGLTARYKD; this is encoded by the coding sequence ATGGAAACCATTAAACCTCTAAATCCAATTGCACTGGAATTAGGTCCTTTAAGTATTCATTGGTACGGAATTATTATTGGTACAGGGCTCTTGTTAGGATTGTATATTGCTACTAATGAAGCAGTAAAAAGGGGATTACAAAAAGAGGTATTTACCGACCTTGTATTATGGGCTGTCCCTATAGCTTTGATATGTGCCAGAATTTATTATGTCATCTTTAATTGGTCGTATTATTCGCAACACCCCAATGAGATTATAGCTATATGGAAAGGCGGAATCGCCATTCACGGGGCTTTAATAGGTGCTATTGTCACAACTGTCGTTTTTGCAAAGAAAAAGAATTTGAGTTTTTGGAAATTGGCAGATATCGCAGCACCAAGCATTATACTGGGGCAAGCAATTGGACGTTGGGGAAACTTTATGAATCAGGAAGCACATGGAGGACCCGTTTCAAGAGAGTTTTTAGAAAGCCTTCACCTACCCGATTTTATCATTAATCAAATGTACATTGAAGGAAGTTATTATCATCCAACATTTTTGTATGAGTCTCTATGGGACTTGATAGGGTTTCTGATTTTATTGATATTACAACGTTTAAACTTAAAACGTGGAGAAGTATTCTTGACTTATGTTATATGGTATTCGATTGGTAGATTCTTTATTGAAGGGATGAGAACAGATAGTTTAATGCTAACAGACAATTTAAAAATGGCTCAAGTTTTATCTGTTGTTTTAGTGATTACAAGCACAGTTCTTATATTATACAGACGAACTAGAAAAGGTTTGACGGCTAGGTATAAAGATTAG
- a CDS encoding IS4 family transposase, with protein sequence MNKHTTLPNLMQKLVSDEEIQLIAEAVGYRDSSRTFTLREWIHFFLLAAMHQWKSFRHGADVGPLYGLPRFHYSTVSKKAKEVPYDIMKRLLALIISKCNRQTRRSLRFPKPLRVVDSTTVTVGKNRLPWAPYHGERAGVKLHVAYSPESSLPADVVETIGLRHDGPVGEQLTNAQQVLVEDRAYVKIERLDRFVEQHQLFVIRMKDNIELHQKKSLKRLSSTSSSVQADFTCQLGTKQCRSTKRHRVVIFRDANGRDIRVVTNLFHASAETIADMYQQRWTVEVFFRWVKQYLNVPTLFGTTENAVYNQLFGAFIAYVLLRWLYDQTKKRTNVSLSFISFVRRFFSGQLPLDWKSGMAAALFEYAQIYGRRMYNFG encoded by the coding sequence ATGAACAAGCATACCACACTCCCGAATTTGATGCAAAAACTTGTTTCGGATGAAGAGATTCAACTGATTGCCGAAGCGGTTGGGTATCGTGATTCGTCTCGAACCTTTACGTTGCGCGAGTGGATTCACTTCTTCCTGCTGGCCGCCATGCATCAATGGAAAAGCTTTCGCCACGGAGCCGATGTGGGGCCTCTGTATGGATTGCCGCGATTCCATTATTCCACAGTATCCAAGAAAGCGAAAGAAGTTCCCTATGACATCATGAAACGCTTGTTGGCGTTGATCATTTCCAAGTGCAACCGCCAAACCCGCCGTTCGCTTCGGTTTCCCAAACCGCTTCGGGTGGTGGATTCGACGACCGTCACGGTCGGGAAAAACCGCCTGCCATGGGCGCCGTATCACGGCGAACGCGCCGGAGTGAAGCTGCACGTCGCGTATTCGCCGGAATCCTCGCTGCCGGCAGACGTGGTGGAAACCATCGGACTGCGTCATGATGGCCCAGTGGGAGAACAGTTGACGAACGCTCAACAAGTGCTGGTGGAAGACCGGGCGTATGTCAAAATCGAACGCCTCGATCGATTTGTGGAGCAGCATCAGCTCTTTGTCATTCGAATGAAGGACAACATCGAACTTCATCAGAAAAAAAGCTTGAAACGCCTTTCCAGCACATCCTCATCGGTTCAAGCCGACTTCACGTGCCAGTTGGGGACGAAACAATGCCGCTCCACCAAGCGTCACCGGGTGGTGATCTTTCGAGATGCAAATGGCCGCGACATTCGGGTCGTGACGAATCTCTTCCATGCGTCTGCGGAAACCATTGCCGACATGTACCAACAACGTTGGACCGTTGAAGTCTTTTTCCGCTGGGTAAAGCAATATCTGAATGTCCCAACCTTGTTTGGCACGACGGAAAATGCGGTATACAATCAGCTGTTTGGGGCGTTCATTGCGTATGTGTTGCTGCGATGGCTGTATGATCAAACCAAAAAACGGACGAACGTCTCTCTTTCCTTCATTTCGTTTGTTCGCCGTTTTTTCTCTGGGCAGCTTCCTCTCGATTGGAAATCCGGGATGGCCGCTGCTTTGTTTGAGTATGCCCAAATTTATGGAAGGCGTATGTATAATTTTGGATAA
- a CDS encoding RNA-guided endonuclease InsQ/TnpB family protein gives MDMTLTAKIKIYPTAEQAEVLKATLSAYRQACNAVSVVIFDTKVLAQAKLHDMTYRLLRSNYALRSQMAQSVIKTVIARYRSLKSNGHEWTLVRFKKPEYDLVWNRDYSLVQGLFSVNTLEGRIKVPFEPKGMEQYFDGSWTFGTAKLVYKHNQFFLHIPMTKTIPTVDEHNIRQVVGVDVGVNFLAVAYDSQGKTTFFNGRKIKHMRAKYKRMRKTLQQKGTASARRKLKTIGQRENRWMTDVNHTITKALVRQYGERTLFVLEDLTGIREKTERVRIHDRYETVSWAFYQFRHMLEYKARLHGAKVMVVAPHYTSLTCPKCGHTEKANRKKRTHTFCCRTCGYTSNDDRIGAMNLQRKGIEYIVEGTTQA, from the coding sequence ATGGACATGACGTTAACAGCCAAAATCAAAATTTACCCAACAGCGGAACAAGCAGAAGTATTGAAAGCCACCCTTTCCGCTTATCGACAAGCGTGCAACGCTGTGTCTGTTGTGATTTTTGACACAAAAGTGCTTGCACAAGCCAAGTTACACGACATGACCTATCGTCTACTTCGATCAAACTACGCGTTGCGTTCGCAAATGGCGCAATCTGTGATTAAAACGGTGATCGCTAGATACCGTTCCCTAAAAAGCAATGGTCATGAATGGACATTGGTTCGCTTTAAAAAACCTGAATATGATCTCGTTTGGAATCGAGATTATTCGCTTGTTCAAGGATTATTTTCTGTCAATACACTAGAAGGACGGATTAAAGTGCCGTTCGAACCAAAAGGCATGGAACAATATTTTGATGGCTCATGGACGTTTGGTACAGCCAAACTCGTCTATAAGCATAACCAATTCTTTTTGCACATCCCTATGACCAAAACGATTCCAACCGTAGATGAACACAACATTCGCCAAGTGGTCGGTGTCGATGTAGGGGTTAACTTTCTTGCAGTAGCTTATGATTCGCAAGGGAAAACCACCTTTTTTAACGGACGAAAAATCAAGCATATGCGTGCGAAGTACAAACGAATGCGAAAAACCCTCCAACAAAAAGGGACGGCTTCTGCGCGTCGGAAGTTGAAAACAATCGGACAACGAGAAAACCGTTGGATGACGGATGTGAACCATACGATCACGAAGGCACTCGTTCGTCAATATGGAGAACGTACCCTTTTTGTATTAGAAGATTTAACAGGCATTCGTGAAAAAACAGAACGTGTACGTATCCATGACCGATATGAAACCGTATCGTGGGCTTTTTATCAGTTCCGTCACATGTTAGAGTATAAGGCACGTTTGCATGGGGCAAAAGTGATGGTGGTTGCTCCGCATTACACCTCTTTGACATGTCCAAAGTGCGGGCATACGGAAAAAGCCAATCGAAAGAAACGTACACACACCTTTTGTTGCCGAACATGTGGATACACCTCAAACGATGACCGCATTGGTGCCATGAACCTTCAACGAAAAGGAATAGAGTACATCGTTGAAGGAACGACACAGGCATGA